The following are from one region of the Sorghum bicolor cultivar BTx623 chromosome 2, Sorghum_bicolor_NCBIv3, whole genome shotgun sequence genome:
- the LOC8063526 gene encoding uncharacterized protein C24B11.05, with amino-acid sequence MEAYAAGAKFDCLLFDMDDTLYPLSLGINLACRKNIEEYMLNKLRIEESQVPKMCLDLYREYGTTMAGLKVLGYDFDYDDFHACVHGTLPYEKVKPDPVLRQLLLSLPQRKIIFTNSDKAHAARVLEKLGLEDCFEGIICFETLNPPPTEKKDDGRGILCKPSLESMEAVIEIAKLDAKRTVFFDDSARNIAAGKAAGFHTVIVGSSALVPGADVALESIHNIKEALPELWEAAGDHVEAVLRSAAVETTVIA; translated from the exons ATGGAGGCGTACGCTGCCGGAGCCAAGTTCGACTGCTTGCTATTTG ACATGGATGACACTCTGTACCCGCTGAGCCTTGGCATCAACCTAGCATGCCGCAAGAACATAGAGG AGTACATGCTGAACAAGCTGCGGATCGAGGAGAGCCAGGTCCCCAAGATGTGTCTCGACCTGTACAGGGAGTATGGAACTACAATGGCCGGCCTCAAG GTTTTGGGGTACGATTTCGACTACGACGACTTCCATGCCTGCGTCCATGGAACGCTACCGTACGAGAAGGTGAAGCCTGACCCGGTGCTCAGGCAGCTGCTGCTTTCCCTGCCGCAGAGGAAGATC ATTTTCACTAACTCTGACAAGGCCCACGCGGCAAGAGTCCTGGAGAAGCTCGGCCTCGAGGACTGCTTCGAAGGGATCATCTGCTTCGAGACCCTGAATCCGCCGCCGACCGAGAAGAAGGACGATGGCAGGGGGATCCTGTGCAAGCCCTCGCTGGAGTCCATGGAAGCCGTCATCGAGATCGCCAAGCTCGACGCCAAGAGAACG GTGTTCTTTGACGACAGTGCGCGCAACATCGCCGCCGGGAAGGCCGCCGGTTTCCACACCGTCATC GTGGGGAGCTCGGCGCTGGTGCCAGGGGCGGACGTGGCGCTGGAGAGCATCCACAACAtcaaggaggcgctgccggagctCTGGGAGGCCGCCGGCGACCACGTCGAGGCCGTCCTCCGGTCGGCCGCCGTGGAGACCACAGTGATTGCCTGA
- the LOC8063527 gene encoding SART-1 family protein DOT2, translating to MAHLTHTHRRLLAAQPRRSSSSQRRSGSVPQRRSSAPSPTRAQARSQGSDLPRVGGSPSAASSDGGAVPGSAAASAAPPPSLASRLAPSPASSAHRPTTLLIGSPMSSAPAMDEMELEGGERHRDKERRERHRREEKDYNGSGRRDREKEKDDRRREKDDGKHRDRGRERERDRDKDSKYRDRDKEPERDRNRDRGKDREREPDRQRDKDRGKDWDKEAEREKERERRDRDKERSRNRDKDKDRAEREDRDHEKSRGKGRGEDDADSSKGDKGDRKLRVDASGDAKQPAGDELRERIARAKEERLKDKKEGGILDGNDGASEILSWVGKSRKLDEKRQAEKEKALRLARALEEQDNILAENGDNDDDEEEDTQVGDHLSGVKVLHGLDKVLEGGAVVMTLKDQSILANGDINEDADMLENIEIGEQKQRDEAYKASNKKGTYDDKFSDDSLSKKSMLSHYDDQMEDEGVTLDEGGRFTGEAEKKLEELRKRIEGNYIQKKTEDLTSTAKMATDYFTPDEMLKFKKPKKKKSLRKKEKLDLDALEAEAIASGLGAADRGSRNDAKRQSAREEEQVADAEKRNSAYQTAIAKAEEASRALREEKTAPTKPAEEEQLVFGDDYEDLQKSLEQARKLALRKQEEAAASGPQSIVELATATKSQEDTEAAEGDSEQNKVVITEMEEFVWGLQLNQGTRKPEDDVFMDEDDDAMPKDNLAKDDANGLAEMEEEAPTEIPAKVEEDGVKPDEVIHEVAVGKGLAGALKILKERGSLNEGTDWGGRTTDKKKSKLIGVEDGPKDIRIERIDEFGRVMTPKEAFRHLSHKFHGKGPGKMKQEKRQKRYEDELKTKHMKSSDTPLLAAEKMREAQSRNQTPYLILSGNAKTGQTSDAGSYATLETEHPGSLTPMLGDKKVEHFLGIKRSAKPGSLPPPVPKKPKN from the exons ATGGCCCATCTAACCCACACGCACCGCCGGCTCCTTGCAGCGCAGCCCCGACGCTCGTCTTCCTCGCAGCGCCGCTCAGGCTCTGTCCCTCAGCGCAGATCTTCTGCTCCTTCCCCCACTCGCGCTCAGGCTCGGTCCCAAGGGTCGGATCTTCCGCGCGTCGGCGGCTCCCCCTCGGCGGCGTCCAGCGACGGAGGGGCAGTcccaggctcggcggcggcgtcggcggctcccCCACCTTCTCTCGCCAgtcgcctcgcgccctcgcctgcgtcctccgcgcaccggccgacgaccctgc ttATTGGGTCACCCATGTCGTCCGCCCCTGCGATGGACGAGATGGAGCTGGAAGGCGGTGAGCGGCACCGGGATAAGGAGAGGAGGGAGAGGCATAGGAGGGAGGAGAAGGATTACAATGGTAGTGGAAGAAGGGACAGGGAGAAAGAGAAGGACGACAGGAGAAGGGAAAAGGATGATGGTAAGCATAGGGATAGGGgcagggagagggagagagatagGGATAAGGATAGCAAGTACAGGGACCGGGATAAGGAGCCAGAGCGTGACCGTAACCGTGACCGGGGCAAGGATCGGGAACGGGAACCAGATCGTCAGCGTGACAAGGACCGTGGCAAAGACTGGGATAAGGAAGCAGAGCGCGAGAAGGAAAGGGAGCGGAGGGACAGGGATAAGGAGAGAAGCCGCAACAGAGACAAGGACAAGGATAGGGCAGAGAGGGAGGATAGGGATCACGAGAAGTCAAGGGGGAAGGGTCGTGGAGAGGATGATGCAGATTCATCCAAGGGTGACAAGGGGGATCGGAAGCTGAGAGTTGATGCCTCAGGGGATGCTAAGCAGCCCGCAGGAGATGAGCTGAGAGAGCGCATTGCAAG GGCAAAGGAGGAAAGATTGAAGGACAAAAAGGAAGGAGGAATACTGGATGGTAATGATGGGGCTTCTGAGATACTGTCATGGGTGGGAAAGAGTCGTAAACTTGATGAAAAAAGGCAAGCTGAAAAGGAGAAAGCATTACGTCTTGCACGAGCATTGGAGGAACAG GATAATATCTTGGCAGAAAATGGTGACAATGACGATGATGAAGAGGAAGATACACAAGTTGGAG ACCACTTATCTGGTGTTAAGGTTCTTCATGGCCTTGATAAGGTTTTGGAAGGTGGTGCAGTTGTCATGACTCTCAAAGATCAGAGTATTCTTGCCAATGGGGATATCAATGAAG ATGCTGATATGCTTGAGAACATTGAGATTGGTGAGCAgaaacaaagagatgaagcttaTAAGGCTTCAAATAAGAAAGGGACTTATGATGACAA GTTCAGCGATGATTCATTGTCAAAGAAGTCGATGCTGTCACATTATGATGACCAAATGGAAGATGAG GGTGTGACACTTGATGAAGGTGGACGTTTCACCGGTGAAGCAGAAAAGAAGCTAGAAGAG CTCCGGAAAAGGATTGAAGGTAATTATATTCAGAAAAAGACAGAAGACCTTACTTCCACCGCAAAGATGGCAACAGACTATTTTACCCCCGATGAAATGCTTAAATTTAAAAAACCAAAGAAAAAGAAATCCCTGAGGAAGAAGGAGAAGCTGGATCTGGATGCACTTGAGGCAGAAGCAATTGCTTCTGGATTGGGGGCCGCTGATCGCGGGTCCAGGAACGATGCAAAGAGACAGTCCGCTAGGGAGGAAGAGCAAGTGGCTGATGCTGAAAAGAGAAATAGTGCATATCAAACTGCCATTGCAAAGGCTGAAGAGGCATCAAGAGCATTGCGCGAGGAGAAAACTGCACCTACTAAACCGGCTGAAGAAGAACAACTTGTTTTCGGTGATGATTATGAAGATCTGCAGAAATCTCTGGAGCAAGCAAGAAAGTTGGCCCTAAGGAAGCAGGAGGAGGCTGCCGCTTCTGGTCCTCAGTCCATAGTTGAACTGGCTACTGCAACCAAGAGCCAAGAGGATACAGAAGCCGCAGAAGGAGATTCAGAACAGAATAAGGTTGTTATCACAGAGATGGAAGAGTTCGTGTGGGGACTACAATTGAATCAAG GAACACGCAAGCCAGAAGATGATGTGTTTatggatgaagatgatgatgccaTGCCTAAAGATAATCTTGCAAAAGATGACGCTAATGGGTTGGCAGAGATGGAAGAGGAAGCTCCGACAGAAATACCAGCCAAGGTTGAAGAGGATGGAGTCAAACCGGATGAGGTTATACATGAAGTTGCAGTAGGCAAGGGGTTAGCTGGTGCTTTGAAGATTCTTAAGGAGCGAGGAAGCCTCAATGAGGGAACAGATTGGGGAGGCAGAACTACAGACAAGAAAAAGAGCAAGCTTATAGGTGTGGAGGATGGACCTAAAGACATTCGCATTGAAAGAATAGATGAATTTGGTAGAGTG ATGACACCTAAGGAGGCATTCCGTCATCTTTCGCACAAGTTTCATGGCAAGGGGCCAGGTAAAATGAAACAAGAAAAACGCCAGAAGAGATACGAGGATGAGCTGAAAACCAAGCATATGAAATCTTCTGACACACCATTATTGGCCGCGGAAAAGATGAGAGAGGCTCAATCTCGCAACCAAACACCATACCTCATTTTAAGTGGCAACGCAAAAACAGG TCAAACAAGTGATGCTGGCAGCTATGCTACCTTGGAGACAGAGCACCCTGGGAGTCTAACGCCCATGCTTGGGGACAAAAAG GTTGAGCATTTCCTGGGCATCAAACGAAGTGCCAAGCCTGGAAGCTTACCTCCTCCAGTCCCAAAGAAACCGAAGAACTGA